GATAAGCAAGCAACCTTGAATAAAATGCAGGGAATTATTGCTCGGCAGGATAGCATTATTGCCGAAGAAGCAAATTTTATTCGTGACAATAGTGTGGGGCTAATGTTAGCCGATATACCCGCCTTAGCTGCTCCTATAGCTCATGCTGCGGGTATTCCCTGCTGGATGATGAGCAATTTTGGCTGGGACTTTATTTATCGTGACTGGGGAAAAGATTTTAAGGAAGTGGTGCAGTGGATAGCCAAGTATTATGGTCAAAGCGATCGCCTTTTTCGTCTGCCTTTAGCTGAACCCATGAGTGCTTTTCCTCAAATTACCGATGTTGGCTTAACAGGCAGTACTCCGCGTTATGGCAAGGGAATAAAACAAAAATTTCAGTTAACAGCACCTGCTGAGAAAACTGTTTTGCTGACTTTTGGCGGTTTAGGATTACAGTCAATTCCTTACCATAATTTGAAGCAATTTCCTGACTGGCAGTTTATTACCTTCGATCGTACTGCACCAGATTTACCAAATTTACTCAAGGTTGCAGATAATACCCTGCGCCCTTTAGATTTTATGCCTATTTGTGGACGAATAGTTTCTAAACCAGGCTATAGTACATTTTCCGAAGCCTTATGTTGTGACTTGCCTATTGTCTCTCTAACCCGCCAAGACTTTGCTGAAGCGTCAGTGTTGCTCGAAGCCATACAAGACTATTCTCATCATCAAATTATTTCTACAGAAGAGTTTTTCAAGGAAAACTGGAACTTTTTAAATCAAGCTATGCTGCCTCCTAGAAAAACCGAGCGTTTAGCCAAAGATGGTGCAACTCAAATTGCCCAAGAAATCTCCAACTATTTTTCCTAAAGTTGACTTTGCAACAGTTAGGATTAGAAAGCTTAAAAGCATTCAGCTTGGCAGTTACATTCAGCCATTAGTATTCCCAATCAGTTAGAACCGCTGAACACTTTTACTTTAGAGATTTGATAAATGTTCAATAGACCTCTTGCAAAAATAAATTAGGAATTAAAATTAATTCCTTTTCCCTTTTGCCTTTTCCCTAAACCCAACCGAAATTTATGGGACTTATGCAAGAGGTCTAATGTTTAATGATTAATTTATTTCCCAAGAATCAATGATTTTTTCTGCTGTTTCTAAAAATTTAGAATACTTAGCTTTTTCGGCAGTATAAATAGCAATATAGACTTGGTTGTTCTTAATTATAAATACCTCCATTTGCCTTAACTGCAATCCTCTTTCTTTACGAGAATAAACGATCATGCGGGCAGGAAACTCATCGATTTTAGTTTTGCGGTTTTCATCTATTTCGATGTTGTTTGCCCTATTTTGTTTTATCCGCTTAAAAACAGTCTGACCATACTGTTTTAAGGTAGTTGATTCAGAAGGTAAATATTCAACAGCAATAGATACCCTCTCCAAGAATAAATCAGCTTTAGTTTCTAGGGAGAAGCAAAAACTACTACTTCACCTGTAATTGGATCGTCTAAATCTCTTTTTGACCATGCTTGAGGATATTTAAGCTTAAATTGATAATCTTTGTTTGTATAATCAATAAAGCCTTGATAAGCATTTCTGTTCATGCCAATAAATATGATTATTAAGGCAGTAACAAAAGGAAGTGCTAATAGTAACCAAATGATCCCTTTGGGAAATTCAAAAGGGAAACTTCTTTTCTGCCTAGTTTTTCTACTTTTAGGCGATACAGCAAAAGGCATTTCTTCGCCAGAAAATTGAGGCGATTGAGGATCGAATGCAAAAGGTGGTGGGAAGACAACTACATTTTGTTGCTCAAAATCTAGTTCGGATAGAACGATCGCAGCAGACTGATAACGTAAAGATGGTTGATTACCCACCATTTTGTTAAGGATATTAGCAAGTTTGGGACTAATATCGGCACTAGAGTAACTATCAATTGTTGAAGGCTGCTGAACGTCTTCATCAGGGAGTGTTTTTGGCTGAATAAATTCAGAGACTTGTCCAGTTAGAGCATAAATAATTGTTTTTCCTAAAGCGTAAATATCAGTAGTAAAGTCGGCTTTTCCTTCTATCTGTTCGGGGGCTGCAAAATCTTGATTAACTATAGTTTGTAAAGGTTTGTTTTTGAATAAAATAGAGTTTTTGATTCCTGCAAAATTAGTCAAAAACTTTCTACCATCTTGATGCTGAATTAAACTTGAAGGCTGAATATTTAAATGGGCTACGTTAGCTTTATGAGTAAATTCGAGAATCCCCAAAATTTCTTGTAACCATTCAATAGCTTCTGCTTCATTAATAAGTGAATCTTCCAACCTTTGCTCTAAAGTTTCGTCCTCAAACAGTTCCTGAACCAAATAAAACTGGCGATCGCATTCAAAAAAAGCCAATAGTTGAGGGATCTGTGGATGCTGGCTAATCTTCTTGAGGATCTTACCTTGTTCGACAAACGCCTGAAGAACCTTTTGCCAAGACTGAGTACCTAAAACTTCACTTTCATACAGTGGCTGCAACCTTTCAATTTGACATTGAGGAGAGTTTACATCTGTCAGATCTTCGGCTGCATAAAGGGTACTAAAATCATCCTGACTTAGTTCTCGAATAATGCGATAGCGATCGCTTAATATTTTACCAACTATTGACTCCATGCAAGTCCAGCTATATTTATAATTGCAAATAAATAAAAAGTTACTACTACCGATTATAACTGGGACTTTTAGCTAGATAATTCCTGTTCTAACTCGTCTAAACGAGCAAGTACTTCTTGACTATGAATACTAGGTCTAACTCCCAAAAAAGTCTCCCGTAAAATACCTTGAGGATCGATTAGATAAGTATGTCTCAAGGACATCGCTCCCAACCAAGAGCCATAAGCTTTACTTACGCTGCCATTGGTATCTGCTAGCAAAGGAAATTTAAGCCCCTGGGCATCGCAAAATTCAGCATGAGAATCAACATCATCAACGCTCACTCCCAAAATCTGTGCGTCTCTTGCCTCATATTCTGCTAGATCTTGTTGAAAACGTCGAGCTTCAAGGGTACAGCCAGAAGTAAAATCTTGAGGGTAAAAATATAGTACTACCCATTTACCCTGGTAATCTTTAAGAGAAATATCACCATCTCCCGTGTTAGTAGGTAACACAAATTCGGGTGCAGGTTCATTTAGAGGCGGTTGTTTGCCTCCCATTGCCCAGGCATTAGGCAGTATCGTTGTGCAAGAAAGTGAGAAAGACAAGGCAACAGCTAGCCAAAATCGAATCGAAATCAAACGTTTCATAATCTACAAAAATATGATTTACTTAACATAAAGATTACAAGTAATGCTAAGACCATAACAAAAAATTAATATATTCAATTAATTTAAAATGGTTTTCAGGGAGAAAATATTATTCTCACTGACCAACGGTCACAGCAGCGCGAAAAGCCGTTGCGGGGGTTTCCCCCGTTGAGGCTATTGAGCAAGAAGGCTCCGTCCGTTTAGGGCGGAGTAATCTGTGACTTGTTAGCTTCGTCATTCTGAACCAAGCATAAGTAATAAAAATTAAGATGCAGATATTATGAGTAAAGACTTAATTGCACCTCACGGTGGTGAATTAATAGATCGTTTGGCTACCCCAGCCGAAAAAGAAGACTTTCTAGCCAAAGCCGACTCTTTACCCAGAGTTCAGTTAGACGAAAGAGCTACCTCCGATCTAGTTATGATCGCCATTGGTGGATTTAGCCCCCTCAGTGGCTTTATGGGTCAAGAAGACTATGTTAGCGTAGTGAAAAAAATGCGTTTAGCTAATGGTTTACCCTGGTCTGTACCTGTGACCCTCTCGGTAACTAAAGAGGTTGCCGATCCTTTAGCAGTAGATAGTCTAATTCGCTTAGATAATCCTGACGGCAAATTTATTGGGGTTTTGCAGCTAAGGAAAAAGTATAGCTACGACAAGAAGCATGAGGCAACAAACGTTTACGGCACGGAAGAAGACAAACATCCTGGAGTCAAAGTAATTTATGACCAGGGAGAAATCAATTTAGCTGGCAAAATATGGTTGCTAGAGAGAGAAGATCACCCCCAGTTTTCTAAGTATCAAATCGATCCTGCTGCTTCTAGAGCCATGTTTCAAGAAAGAAACTGGGAAACGGTAGTTGGTTTTCAAACCCGTAACCCTATTCACCGCGCTCATGAATACATTATTAAATGTGCTTTGGAAATTGTTGATGGTTTGTTTCTTCATCCTTTAGTCGGAGCAACAAAGAGTGATGACATTCCCGCTGATGTAAGAATGCGCTGCTACGAAATTATGATGGAAAACTATTTTCCTCAAGAACGAGTAATTCTAGCCATTAATCCTTCTGCCATGCGCTATGCAGGACCAAGAGAAGCCATTTTCCACGCTTTAATTCGTAAAAACTATGGCTGTACTCATTTTATTGTGGGTCGCGATCATGCTGGAGTAGGTGACTATTATGGAACTTACGATGCTCAAGAAATTTTTGGAGAATTTGCACCAGAAGAACTAGGTATTACACCTCTCAAGTTTGAACACGCTTTTTACTGTACGCGGACAGAACAGATGGCAACAGCTAAAACTAGCCCTGCAACTAAGGATGAGCGAATTCATTTGTCAGGGACAAAAGTAAGAGCTATGCTGAGAGAAGGCAAAACACCTCCTCCCCAATTCTCTCGTCCAAAAGTTGCCGAAGAACTAGCAAGAGCAATGAAAGCTTCATAGCCTCCTCAAGCAAGATTCAGATAATTATGAATTACCGAGGCAAAACACTATAATTGGTTACAGGTTGAGAATACTTAAGGTAGTCTTAATCTGTAACCTTTTTGATTTTAAATAACATTTAACAGCTATTACTGATAGGCTGATAGCTGATATTAAAAGCTAGTAGCTGATATGGGACTCGATCGCCGAACTTTTCTACAGCAGGCTGGATTGGCTTTGTTTACTTGGGGAGCAACCGAAGCAGGAATCTCATCTTTAGACAAAGATAGTCAATTAGCAGCCTTAGTTAAAAATTATCATCAAACTTTAGCAGAATCTACTAGTCGCAAGCTGGCTTTGCTTGTGGGCATTAATCGCTATCCCGACCATGAACATCTTGATGGTTGTTTGACGGATGTTGAACTACAACGTGAACTATTAATTCATCGTTTCGGATTTAATCCCCAAGATATTGTTACTTTATGCGATCGCCAAGCCACCAGAGAAAATATTGAAACTGCTTTTATCGAACACTTAGCTCAACAGGCTCAAGCTGATGATGTAGTAGTGTTTCATTTTAGTGGCTACGGTGGTCAAATTAAGATGCCTTTGTCTACAGTGGCAACAGCAAACGATACAAATAATCCCGATCCCTTTAAACTAGTTAATAGTTTTGTACCTGTCGATGGAGTGCTACCTTCTCAAAAAACTTCTATTGCCAATAGCATTCTGCAAGATACTCTACTGGTATTGGCACAGTCTTTATCTACCTCCAAATGCACTTTTGTTTTAGATACTAGCTTTAACACTACTCCTGGGAGCAAACATGGTAGCCTCAAGGTGCGATCAGTGTCAGAAGTTGCCGAGAGTTCTAGTCCCCAAGAGCTGATCTTTTTAGAACAGTTACGCAGTGATTTTGCGGCTAAAGGACTTAAGCCTACTAAAAGATTATTATCTTTGCCTGGAGTTGTTCTTTCTGCAAGCAGCAATAATCAAGTGGCAGCAGAAAGACATTGGAATGGCTTTAGTGCAGGACTATTTACCCATGCTTTAACTCAACATCTTTGGCATTTAACTCCCAGTAATAAGGTGCAAATAGCTCTGGCTAGAACAGCAGCCACCGTCGAGCAGACAATGGGTAGGCAACAACAACCCTCGCTCAATAGTCCTGAGAAATCGGCGATCGCTTATTATTTAGCCACTAGCGATGCTCCTAATGCCACGGGAGTTGTTAGCAAGGTCAGCAATAACATCATTGAAGTTAAACTTTTGGGTTTACCGGCAACAATTCTTGACTGTTATGGAGTCTATTCCTGCCTGCGTTTGCTATCTGCCGATGGTCTAGACGCGACCCAACTCCAAATTCAATCAAAAGCAGGTTTGGTTAGCAAAACCAAGCTTATTCAGCCAGGAGCAGTTGATTCACCGCTTCCGGGGCAGTTAGTCCGCGAAAGTATTCGGATGCTAGAGCGTAACTTAGGGATAAACTTAGCCCTAGATGCCGATATGCCGAGAATTGAACGAGTAGATGCCACTAGTGCTATTGCTAATATTTCGGGGGTCAACTCGGCGACCGCTTCGGGAGAGCAAAACGCTGATTGTCTTTTGGGTAAGATCGAGCGAATTTCAGCCAAAGAAACTGGCAATTCAAACACTGAAAATCAAACTTCTAGCTACGGTTTATATACTGCTGGAGGAGAATTAATTAGCAAAACTACAGGTGTAGATGAAGAAGCAGTTAAAATTGCTATCGATCGCCTCAAGCCACAGTTTAATAATTTGCTAGCAGCTAAATGGCTCAAGCTGACTGACAATGAATTTTCTTCAGGCTTAAAAGCAGGTGCTAGCTTATCAACAGTCACAACCGAGCAGCCTATCAATCTACACAGAACGACTTTGATCGCTGAGGATGAACAATTACCAGCCGAGAAGAAGCAAATTTTTCCTGGCGATCGCTATAGTACCGTGCCGATTTTAATTAAAGGTTCAGATGTTCAACTTTCTTTGAGCAATACTAGCGATCGACCGCTCTATCTGCTTATTTTGGGAATTAATTCTGACAGTAGTATTTTTGCCCTATATACTCCTACTAAATCGACACCAGCCGAAGCCCAGACGCAATTAAAAAATCTAGAGATTGCATCTGGGGATGAACTGACAGTACCATCAGTAGAGGATTCTTGGAAATGGAAAGTTTCGGATTCAGTTGGTATAAATACTCTATATGCTGTTTTTTCTGTCCAACCATTTGCCAAGACCTTGACGGCTTTGGCAAACCAGCCAACCTTTAAACTAGACCAAGAACAGATATTAAACGTGACTAACCCAGTAGCTGTAGTCAATTCTTTAATGGAAGATTTGCACGCTGCCAGTTCAGTGTCACCAGAGCTTTTACCAAATGGTGATGTCTATGCCTTGGATGTTAATCACTGGGCAACCCTTAGCTTTATCTATGAAGTTGCTAACTCATAAGGGATGAAGGATGAAGGATGGAAATTTTATATGCAATCAACTGATATTGTCATTTTGTCTAATGGCCCAGGAGAAGTCGTAACTTGGGTACGTCCTGTGGTTAAATGTCTGCGTCAGGCTTTTGGAAGTGAACAGAATCAGTTAAGAATTTCGGTTTTGTTGTCTCCTTGTCCCCACAGTACGGGCAAAGAGGCAGCGATCGCCTTAAGCTATCGGCAAGTAGATCGAGTACTGCCAGCTTCAGAGTTTTTTGCTTTTTTGCTTTGGGGTAAAACTCCAGATAATTGGCAATGGCACAAGCAAGGAATGGTAGTTTTCTTAGGCGGCGATCAGTTTTATACCGTTGCTATTAGCAAACGATTAAGGTACTCCAGCTTAATTTATGCCGAATGGGATGCTCGTTGGTATCGCTTCGTTAATTATTTTGCAGCCATGAACCAAAAGGTAATCGAGGCAGTACCCAAGTCTTATCAACACAAGTTTACTTTGGTAGGCGACTTGATGGCGGATACCGCCTTGGAAGTAAAAAATCAGTCTGGTAAATTAGACCCAGGCATTGCCAAAATTGGTTTGCTTGTAGGTTCAAAACCCGCCAAACTCGCTCAAGGAGTTCCTTTATGTTTGGCGATCGCTCAAAAGATTCAGCAACAAAAGCCCCAAGCTGAATTTATCATCCCTGTTGCACCCACTCTAGATTTAAGTGATTTGGGCAACTATGCTAATTTACAACATAACCCTTTGATCTCATCTTTGGGCAACGTAGAAGGCAAATTAATTACATCGGCAGATGAAGATATTACCTATTTAGTTACTTCAGGAGGAACAAAGATTGAACTAATTACCCAGTTTCCTGCCTATGAAACATTAGTCTCTTGTCAGCTTTGCCTGACAACTGTGGGCGCAAATACAGCCGAATTGGCTTCTCTGGGAATCCCGATGATTGTTTTATTACCAACTCAGCAGCTAGATGCTATGCGCTCTTGGGATGGAATACCAGGAATTATGGCTAATCTACCAGGAGTAGGAACATTTTTCGCCAAACTAATTAATTGGCTAGTACTTAAGCAAGGACGTTTGTTTGCTTGGCCCAATATTTGGGCTGGGCGAGAAATAGTTCCTGAACTAATCGGCAGGCTAAAACCTGAAACTGTTGCTGAGTTAGTGTTAGATTATCTCGCCCATCCTAATAAACTTGAGAATATGCAGGTCAATTTAGTAGCGGTCAGAGGAAAGAGTGGTGCAGCGCAACAGATCGCAGATATAATAAAGCAAGAAATAACTACTAAAATTAACTAATTAGCCTAAGCTCCCTATTCGGCAATGTTACCGAGTAGAACAGCTAATTTCCTTGCCAAAGATTACCCTTCAAGGTTATATTCAGGTTAAAATTTGGTAGAGTAACGTCTCAGCAACTTCGTAGTCGCTTAGTAATTCTAGTCTAAAGAATGTAAGGTGAAATCATTGGCGCTCAACAGTTAGGGAAAATCTCAAGCTTGCGCTTATGCAACTAGCAGTATCTTTTAGCGATGGCAGAGCCTAACGCTAATTTAAGGTTAATAGAACTTCCCTAGTTGCCAATAAATTACATCAATTGACTATTGCTTTACTAATCTTAATAAAGTTTTAGTCATAACTATTTATTACTACTTTCGACCAGCGGATCTCCCTATAGTCTTCTTCTAAAAATAGAAGTAAATAAAGTAGAAAGTTAATTCTACGAGAGACAAAAAATTAACCCCCAAGCACCAGCTAAATAATTAAGACTGCTCAAACAGATATTATTTTTTAATATCTAAACGCTATAGATACATATGTGAAATTCACTGATTTATTTTTATTGCCTACTTTCTTAAATTGGAAAACACTGAACATTAATAAGATAATATCAATCATTTTTTACTCAGTGAATTACATAATTTTACGACAGGCTAATTGATAATCAGCCATTAAAATTTTTGAGGAAAATTAATGTCAAAACAGATAATTATTGCAGAACAACATCACATAGCTGCTGTTTTCTGGGAAGAACAAATACAAGAGTTAATTGTTGCCACAGGTTATCAGCAAGTAAGTGATATTTACCTAGGTACGGTAGAAAATATTATTCCTGGTATCGATGCTGCGTTTGTTAACATTGGTAATAGCGAACGTAACGGTTTTATTCACGTCACAGATTTAGGACCATTACGCCTTAAAAGAAGCGCAGCAGCCATTACTGAACTGCTAGCTCCTCAGCAAAAAGCTTTAGTTCAGGTTATGAAAGAACCTACAGGCAATAAAGGACCAAGGCTAACTGGAAATATCACCTTACCAGGACGTTACTTGGTCTTGATGCCCTATGGTAAGGGAGTTAAACTATC
This DNA window, taken from Pleurocapsa sp. FMAR1, encodes the following:
- a CDS encoding glycosyl transferase; this encodes MSQPAIYLAVTSHGFGHAVRTATVAEKLQQLRPDIPLIFVTVAPEWLLRSYVPGEFVYRQRVFDVGVIQSDSLTMDKQATLNKMQGIIARQDSIIAEEANFIRDNSVGLMLADIPALAAPIAHAAGIPCWMMSNFGWDFIYRDWGKDFKEVVQWIAKYYGQSDRLFRLPLAEPMSAFPQITDVGLTGSTPRYGKGIKQKFQLTAPAEKTVLLTFGGLGLQSIPYHNLKQFPDWQFITFDRTAPDLPNLLKVADNTLRPLDFMPICGRIVSKPGYSTFSEALCCDLPIVSLTRQDFAEASVLLEAIQDYSHHQIISTEEFFKENWNFLNQAMLPPRKTERLAKDGATQIAQEISNYFS
- a CDS encoding PsbP-related protein codes for the protein MERVSIAVEYLPSESTTLKQYGQTVFKRIKQNRANNIEIDENRKTKIDEFPARMIVYSRKERGLQLRQMEVFIIKNNQVYIAIYTAEKAKYSKFLETAEKIIDSWEIN
- a CDS encoding serine/threonine protein kinase; amino-acid sequence: MESIVGKILSDRYRIIRELSQDDFSTLYAAEDLTDVNSPQCQIERLQPLYESEVLGTQSWQKVLQAFVEQGKILKKISQHPQIPQLLAFFECDRQFYLVQELFEDETLEQRLEDSLINEAEAIEWLQEILGILEFTHKANVAHLNIQPSSLIQHQDGRKFLTNFAGIKNSILFKNKPLQTIVNQDFAAPEQIEGKADFTTDIYALGKTIIYALTGQVSEFIQPKTLPDEDVQQPSTIDSYSSADISPKLANILNKMVGNQPSLRYQSAAIVLSELDFEQQNVVVFPPPFAFDPQSPQFSGEEMPFAVSPKSRKTRQKRSFPFEFPKGIIWLLLALPFVTALIIIFIGMNRNAYQGFIDYTNKDYQFKLKYPQAWSKRDLDDPITGEVVVFASP
- a CDS encoding peroxiredoxin gives rise to the protein MKRLISIRFWLAVALSFSLSCTTILPNAWAMGGKQPPLNEPAPEFVLPTNTGDGDISLKDYQGKWVVLYFYPQDFTSGCTLEARRFQQDLAEYEARDAQILGVSVDDVDSHAEFCDAQGLKFPLLADTNGSVSKAYGSWLGAMSLRHTYLIDPQGILRETFLGVRPSIHSQEVLARLDELEQELSS
- the sat gene encoding sulfate adenylyltransferase, whose product is MSKDLIAPHGGELIDRLATPAEKEDFLAKADSLPRVQLDERATSDLVMIAIGGFSPLSGFMGQEDYVSVVKKMRLANGLPWSVPVTLSVTKEVADPLAVDSLIRLDNPDGKFIGVLQLRKKYSYDKKHEATNVYGTEEDKHPGVKVIYDQGEINLAGKIWLLEREDHPQFSKYQIDPAASRAMFQERNWETVVGFQTRNPIHRAHEYIIKCALEIVDGLFLHPLVGATKSDDIPADVRMRCYEIMMENYFPQERVILAINPSAMRYAGPREAIFHALIRKNYGCTHFIVGRDHAGVGDYYGTYDAQEIFGEFAPEELGITPLKFEHAFYCTRTEQMATAKTSPATKDERIHLSGTKVRAMLREGKTPPPQFSRPKVAEELARAMKAS
- a CDS encoding caspase family protein, producing MGLDRRTFLQQAGLALFTWGATEAGISSLDKDSQLAALVKNYHQTLAESTSRKLALLVGINRYPDHEHLDGCLTDVELQRELLIHRFGFNPQDIVTLCDRQATRENIETAFIEHLAQQAQADDVVVFHFSGYGGQIKMPLSTVATANDTNNPDPFKLVNSFVPVDGVLPSQKTSIANSILQDTLLVLAQSLSTSKCTFVLDTSFNTTPGSKHGSLKVRSVSEVAESSSPQELIFLEQLRSDFAAKGLKPTKRLLSLPGVVLSASSNNQVAAERHWNGFSAGLFTHALTQHLWHLTPSNKVQIALARTAATVEQTMGRQQQPSLNSPEKSAIAYYLATSDAPNATGVVSKVSNNIIEVKLLGLPATILDCYGVYSCLRLLSADGLDATQLQIQSKAGLVSKTKLIQPGAVDSPLPGQLVRESIRMLERNLGINLALDADMPRIERVDATSAIANISGVNSATASGEQNADCLLGKIERISAKETGNSNTENQTSSYGLYTAGGELISKTTGVDEEAVKIAIDRLKPQFNNLLAAKWLKLTDNEFSSGLKAGASLSTVTTEQPINLHRTTLIAEDEQLPAEKKQIFPGDRYSTVPILIKGSDVQLSLSNTSDRPLYLLILGINSDSSIFALYTPTKSTPAEAQTQLKNLEIASGDELTVPSVEDSWKWKVSDSVGINTLYAVFSVQPFAKTLTALANQPTFKLDQEQILNVTNPVAVVNSLMEDLHAASSVSPELLPNGDVYALDVNHWATLSFIYEVANS
- a CDS encoding glycosyltransferase family protein, coding for MQSTDIVILSNGPGEVVTWVRPVVKCLRQAFGSEQNQLRISVLLSPCPHSTGKEAAIALSYRQVDRVLPASEFFAFLLWGKTPDNWQWHKQGMVVFLGGDQFYTVAISKRLRYSSLIYAEWDARWYRFVNYFAAMNQKVIEAVPKSYQHKFTLVGDLMADTALEVKNQSGKLDPGIAKIGLLVGSKPAKLAQGVPLCLAIAQKIQQQKPQAEFIIPVAPTLDLSDLGNYANLQHNPLISSLGNVEGKLITSADEDITYLVTSGGTKIELITQFPAYETLVSCQLCLTTVGANTAELASLGIPMIVLLPTQQLDAMRSWDGIPGIMANLPGVGTFFAKLINWLVLKQGRLFAWPNIWAGREIVPELIGRLKPETVAELVLDYLAHPNKLENMQVNLVAVRGKSGAAQQIADIIKQEITTKIN